One Gloeobacter morelensis MG652769 DNA window includes the following coding sequences:
- the hemJ gene encoding protoporphyrinogen oxidase HemJ, translating into MAYLWFKAFHIVGFVTWFAGLFYLVRLFIYHVEANEQPEAARAILKKQYEIMEKRLLNIITTPGMVLTVAMAVGMLVVQPDWLKAGWLHIKLTLVVVLMGYHFYCMRLRTQLAAGTCRWGPKQLRALNEAPTILLVTIVLLAVFKNDLPTDATAWIVFGLVASFAITIQLYARKRRLDKEKQLASQGGQP; encoded by the coding sequence ATGGCCTATCTCTGGTTCAAAGCGTTTCACATCGTCGGGTTTGTCACCTGGTTTGCGGGGCTTTTTTACCTGGTGCGCCTGTTTATCTACCACGTCGAGGCGAACGAGCAGCCGGAAGCGGCCCGGGCCATTCTCAAAAAGCAGTACGAAATTATGGAAAAGCGGCTGCTCAACATCATCACGACTCCCGGCATGGTGCTGACGGTGGCGATGGCCGTGGGCATGCTCGTCGTACAGCCCGACTGGCTCAAGGCGGGCTGGTTGCACATCAAGCTCACCCTGGTGGTGGTGCTCATGGGCTATCACTTCTACTGCATGCGACTGCGCACGCAACTGGCGGCGGGCACCTGCCGCTGGGGTCCGAAGCAGCTGCGCGCCCTCAACGAAGCGCCGACCATCTTGCTGGTGACCATCGTGCTGCTGGCGGTCTTCAAGAACGACCTGCCCACCGACGCCACCGCCTGGATTGTCTTTGGACTGGTGGCCAGCTTCGCTATCACCATCCAGCTCTACGCCCGCAAGCGTCGGCTGGACAAAGAAAAACAACTTGCTTCCCAGGGGGGCCAGCCCTAA
- a CDS encoding apocytochrome f (cytochrome f, with cytochrome b6, subunit IV, and the Rieske protein, makes up the large subunit of the cytochrome b6-f complex; cytochrome b6-f mediates electron transfer between photosystem II and photosystem I), with protein sequence MKKQWIAGAFGLTAALVGLVSVPHRALAWPSFAAGYEEARESSGKIVCANCHLAAKPTEIEVPQSVLPGKVFDLKIHVPYDTKIQQVGADGSPAPMQIGAYIQLPEGFTVADEKEWSAEAKESIEKYGGVTPLYADKPERSNILIINQIDGSTVPGQEFIVPVKAPDPNAKDAKVNFGKYGVYVGANRGRGQVYSNGVASNNAQYNAPVAGTISAVQTGVTFTDKLQYGLGTEATDFEYTGGTRVTITDEKGKASVVNIPPGPKLLDTVKQGAQIKAGAPLTNDPNVGGYGQEERDVVLQDPQRVTWLVAFLAAAFVCQLLLVLKKKQVEKVQEFEAQKQGL encoded by the coding sequence ATGAAAAAGCAATGGATAGCCGGTGCCTTCGGCCTGACGGCGGCGCTGGTAGGACTGGTGAGCGTGCCGCACAGGGCCTTGGCCTGGCCGAGTTTCGCTGCGGGCTACGAGGAAGCGCGCGAGTCCTCGGGCAAGATTGTCTGCGCCAACTGCCACCTGGCAGCCAAGCCGACCGAAATCGAAGTGCCGCAGTCGGTGCTGCCGGGTAAGGTCTTCGACTTGAAAATCCACGTCCCCTACGACACCAAAATCCAACAGGTGGGTGCGGACGGCAGCCCGGCGCCGATGCAGATCGGTGCCTACATTCAGTTACCGGAAGGTTTCACCGTCGCCGACGAGAAAGAATGGAGCGCCGAGGCCAAAGAATCGATTGAGAAGTACGGCGGGGTGACTCCTCTCTATGCCGACAAGCCCGAGCGCTCGAATATTTTGATCATCAACCAGATCGACGGCTCGACGGTGCCGGGGCAGGAATTTATCGTGCCGGTCAAAGCCCCCGACCCGAACGCCAAAGACGCCAAGGTGAACTTCGGCAAATACGGCGTCTACGTGGGCGCCAACCGTGGCCGCGGCCAGGTCTACTCCAACGGTGTGGCGAGCAACAACGCCCAGTACAACGCCCCGGTAGCAGGCACGATCAGCGCCGTCCAGACGGGGGTCACCTTTACCGACAAGCTGCAGTACGGTCTGGGGACCGAGGCTACCGACTTCGAGTACACGGGCGGCACCCGGGTGACGATCACCGACGAGAAGGGCAAGGCGAGCGTGGTCAATATCCCGCCCGGACCCAAACTGCTCGATACCGTCAAGCAGGGCGCCCAGATCAAGGCGGGCGCTCCGCTGACCAACGACCCGAACGTCGGCGGTTACGGCCAGGAGGAGCGCGACGTCGTCCTGCAAGATCCGCAGCGGGTGACCTGGCTGGTGGCCTTTCTGGCGGCAGCTTTTGTCTGCCAGTTGCTGCTGGTGCTCAAGAAAAAACAGGTCGAAAAAGTGCAGGAGTTCGAAGCGCAGAAGCAGGGTCTCTAA